The nucleotide window ATTAATCCTTTCCCTGAATCTGAAGTTCAGTTTATTGCATTGGAAATTGACTTTTCTTGTAGATTAGGAAAATAGTCtacaaagaattatttttcttgatataTCATGCAAAAAAATGTGAACCCTGACAAGGGTGGCCATAATCAAAAGGATAGACAATAAAAGTTttgatgaggatatggagaaattggaaccctcctacactgctgatgggaatgtaaaatagtgcagctattctggaaaacaattaggcagtttttcaaaaagttaaacctgGCAACtgcactcctaggtatatgcccaagagaattGAAGGAATATATTCACACataaaacttgtacacaaatgtttatagcagcattattcctaatagccgaaaactggaaacaacctgagtgtccataaATTAAATGTGGTATaactatacaatagaatattactcagcaataaaaagggatggggtactgacacatgctacaacatggatgaaccttgaaaacatttatgttaaatgaaagaagccagtcacagaaaaccacatattatatggttccatttatataagatgttcagaataggcaaatccattgTTTCTGTCCAAGAGACAGAAGGCAAAGTCAGTGGATGCCAGGGActgagggggagggatagatgggaagtgactgctaatggtgACAAGGTCtgtttttggggtgatgaaaattcctaaaaattaaaTAGTGGTGATGTTTTATAACctcatgaatatactaaaaaaaacgccagggcttccctggtggcgcagtggttgagagtccgcctgccaatgcaggggacgcgggttcgtgccccagtccgggaagatcccacgtgccacggagtggctgggcccctgagccatggccgctgagcttgaacatctggagcctgtgctccgcaacgggagaggccacaacagtgagaggcccgcgtaccgcaaaaaaaaaaaaaaaaaaaaaaaaacgccaaaAAACtgaattgtaaaaaaaataaaactaatgtaaataaaaaatgaGCGTTTTGAAccaaagtgaaattaaaattgtatgattaaattactttatatatatttaatatcactCAAAAATAAGTTTcagtgagggaattccctggcagtccagtggttgggactcggcACTTCCAcggccgagggcctgggtttgatccctcgtccgggaactaagatcctgcaagccgtgcggcatggccaaaaaaaaaaaaaaaattcagtgaataGGATGCTCTGTGACTTGACCTAGAAGTTGGAATTGGGACTTTTCTTAGATGTGGCAGCACATAGTTTGTCTCTGACATCAGATCAGATCAGTTTAGCAACACAGGCTGCACACCCTAGCTCCTTAGTACTTATACCATTTACTCACTTTGATGGGCTCATGCATCTGGGCCCCGTGTCACCCCTCAGGAAGGTGTATGCGTGGCACGTTAGACTTGATCCAGGCCTCCCCCACCCTGTGTAGTGAGACCCCAGAGGGTGACTTGTCTGAGCCCCTTAGCAATGGGTATGTTCTTCCTTCTTAGCCCCCAGGAGGCAAAGACTCCGAAGGTGGAGCTACACAGCCACTCGGATGTCCCTTTCCAGATGCTGGATGGCAACAGCGGTCTGAGTTCCGAGAAGATCAGCCACAACCCTTGGAGCCTGCGCTGTCACAAACAGCAGCTGAGCCGCATGCGCTCCGAGTCCAAGGACCGAAAACTCTACAGTATCCTTGTTACTGCTTCTCCAGCAGTGCCTGCTACTGGGACCATGAGTCCTGTGTCAGGGCACCTAACAGTACCATGGCCAGCGCCCTCTCTGTTCAGGGGCTCCTCTTTTGTTCTCATCTCCCTTTTCCATAggctcttcttcctctttgtcCTTCTTATTTTCATCAACATGTTGTTTCTTTCCTGCGTTTTGGGGCTGGTAAGACTGAAGCTTAAACTTGGCAGTCTACAagagtgctgtccaatagaactgtCTGTGACAATGGAAGTATTCTGGATCTGTGCTGAAATttgtggtagccactagctacactGTAACCGAAATGTGGCTGCTGTGACTGAgttactgaattttttatttaattaattaattaaaatctaaatttaaatcaCCAGGCATGGATAGTGGCTACCATATTTATCAGTGCATGTCTATaattggggggggggtgtgtgtgcgcgtgcgcataTGTACacgtgtacatgtgtgtatttctcccctcccaaaagataataattaaaaagtaatatgttTGATTTTAGTATGTTTTTTCTAAACACTATACCTGTGCAATATAAAACAGTTTTTTAAGATACCAAAGGTAAAAAGTATTATGAAATGGGAATTCTTAAAATCATTTAGTGTTTTGAAGCAGTagacaataaataaatcttaCTGAGAAACTGAGGGAAGTATGCTGAGCACTTCATATATACTTACTCAGTTTTCCTAAGTCTTTTGAGGGAGGAAGTGTTATGATTTCCGTTTACAGACGAGTAAATGGAAGCACAGGGTGGTTAAGTGTTGTGCTCAGAGCCAGTGAGTGGCCGAAGCAGGATCCAGTGCTCTCAGGCATTGTGAGATATTTCTGCAACCTTCTTTGAGTTTTACTGTCACTTGTTTATAGCTTATAGCAGGTGATGAGACTAGTTAAAAGccatatttaatgatttttttagtgTTACTCCTTAAAGAATTAGCggatattaaaatattcatcatCATAGTGATGCTGAGGGTCTTATCCTCCAAGACCATGTGATTGCTACATAGTCCCAAATATGGAATTGAGGGCCAGGCTGTGAGCCCTGATGACTTTTGGCAGACATGTGACAGGCCTGTACCTTTAAGATTGTTGCAGACAGGAGATGTAGATGAGGACATGGATATAAATGCCAGGAGGCCAGGACCACAGAGCCATTTTAAGCAGAAGATCCTAGAAGTACTAAGGGATAAGTTTAAATATATGGTCCACTGGTTTGAAGTTTATTCAGAAAATGGCAAGATAGAAATTTAAATCCAGATTTTTCTAAAGATTCCTGTTTGGGAATGTTAAATCTGATTTATCATTTTTGTAGTAGTGCTACAAAGGAAGTTCCTTACTTCTTAGGCCTGAGTGAGACACTGGATTGAGCAGGGCCTTGGTTTACTGATGGTGCCAGGGATGTATGTGAAACTGCCAAATCTTCTTTGGTTTATTGTATGCCTGCAAGACAgatctaaagaataaaataaaaatgatatcaacaaatgtggtatatacatacaatgaaaaattagccataaaaaggaatgaaattttgtcacatgctacaatatggatgaaccttgaaaacaattTGCTAAGCGAAagagccagatacaaaaggacaaatattacatgatgccacttatatgaagtatctagaacaggcaaattcatagagacagaaagtagacagTGGttatgggggcaggggagaggggaatgggagttactgtttaatgggtacagtttctaatttctatttgggaagatgaaaaagttttggagattggatggtggtgatggttgcacaataatatgaatgtacttaatgccactgaactgtatacttaaaaatggttaaaatgataaatgttacgtgtattttaccgcaacaaaaaatttttttaaagaaataataagccAGTGGTTTGAAATCCACATTTGAGAGTTTGTGAGGTGAATACAGATTACATTAGAATGGAATGCCTCCTTTTATAGAAAAATGGGATTATGCTTTTCTGGCTGGGGCTGATGGTGAGTTTGGTGGTTATTCCCCTTGACTGTGGCCCAGAGTTCCTCCTGCTTGAGAACGTGGTGCACCACTTCAAGTACCCCTGTGTGCTGGACCTGAAGATGGGCACCCGGCAGCATGGTGATGATGCATCAGCTGAGAAGGCAGCCCGGCAGATGCGGAAGTGCGAGCAAAGTACGTCAGCTACGCTGGGTGTCAGGGTCTGTGGCATGCAGGTGAGTCATCCTTGGTGAGAGCCTAGGTGCTCCTGCTTGCATGTTTTGGGTTGTGTGTGTGCCTGCCTGCTATCCGAGCCAGGTGTCCTCCTGGCCCACAGTGGTCCAGAATCTCCTCCGAGAGGGTGAGTCCCCTACAGAGTGCTGAGTGCGTTTTTGTAGACATGTTCCCTGAGCCCTCTTGTCCTTACCTGGGGACCTTGGTCTGGGCTCCAGTGCAGAACCACTGTGAGAGCCTGTTGCCTTCATATTGGGGCAAGTAAGACTCTTGTCTGTCAGCAAGATAATTCCTAGTTTGAGTCCAGCTGGTCTCCTGGGGCAACTTGGAGGAGGGCTCCAAAGGTAGTGACAGAAAACCTGTAGGCCTGGTCTCTGCACATTGCTGGCTTTACCACAGGAAAACTTAGGGTGAACTTGGCCTGCCTACTCTAGTTGTGTAGGGTTGAGCAGAAAAGCTCAGGTTGGTCAGAAGTACTTTCCAGATAGTGCCTGCCCAGGGCACCGTGAGGTCATCAGACCTCCCTGGTACTCACCTGTCTGTCTCCTGGGGTTTCAGGTGTACCAGCTGGACACGGGGCATTACCTCTGCAGGAACAAGTACTATGGCCGTGGGCTCTCCATTGAAGGCTTCCGCAATGCCCTCTATCAGTACCTGCACAATGGCCTGGACCTGCGGCGTGACCTTTTTGAGCCCATCCTGAGCAAACTGCGAGGCCTGAAAGCTGTACTGGAGCGGCAGGCCTCCTACCGCTTCTACTCCAGTTCCCTGCTTGTCATCTATGATGGTAAGGAGTGCCGGTCTGAGTCCTACCTGGACCGCCGGTCCGAAATGCGTATCAAGCACCTGGACACAGGGCTCCCTGAGGTGGCACCATCCTGTGGCCCTAGCACCAGCCCCAGCAGCACCAGCCCCGAGGTGGGCCCCTTCTCTCCACCCAAGGTGGATGTCCGCATGATCGACTTTGCACACAGCACATTCAAGGGCTTCCGAGATGACCCCACTGTGCATGATGGGCCTGACCGAGGCTATGTGTTTGGCCTGGAGAACCTCATCAGCATCATGGAACAGATGCGGGACGAGAACCAGTAGGCCCAGCTCTGGGCTTCCAGAACCCCTTCCTCTCCACCCTCAGGCAGGGACCATTGCTCTGAACTCGCCATGAGGACACACAGACTTGCTTTTAAAAGGGTTATATTTCTCTTTGGTGTAaactaaaagaaatgtttttagcTGTAGCCTGGAATCCATATATATAAAGTGAAGGAGGGCAGAACACATCCTCTCAGCCAGGCTTCCTAGCTCTATGGTTCTGACTGCTGTGTCCAGGCTGACTTAGGAAGGAAGAGATACCCCTGGTGGGCTTGGCAGCAGGGACAGGTTGCCCTTGGACATTGGTTTCTCTTGCCTAGGTCTTTGGGGTCTGTGGCTGCAGGGTCCTGCTAGTTGTGGGGTGAAGCCCTGGGTTGGCTCAGGGCCCCTCCATGCTCACTCATCCCTTGTTCCCAGTAGTAGAGGGTTGGGTGCCCATCTCTTGGGGGACTTTGTAGCTTGTGTTGTGGGTATCATCCAGGTCTGTAACAGATGTCCCCAGGGCACCACAGGGCCAACTGCACACAGCTGGACCCTTCTCGGTTCTGACCTTGGCATGAGGCTAGATTCATGAAGCTGTGCTGAAGCCAGCAATGATAGAGGGCAGGCCCTGGGATCCCCAGGCACTATTTGGCACTTGAACCTGCTCCTCCTCCTGCCTGCACAGCCCAGCCAGCGTTTCTCACCAAGATCCCTTGCCTAAGGAGGCCATCCCCTCTTGCCCCACTGGAGGGGGCCCTGCTCTGTTTGCTGAGGAGAGTCAGTGTTCCAGCAGGCCTCAGGGCCTCTGATGGCTCTGACCCAGCTAGTATTTGCAGTCCTTGTGCTGTGGGTAGGAGTCCTCTTCCTCTAGCTTGGGCAGCTGTGCTGCCTTGGATGGGCGGCTCCTTCCAGGGCTCAAAGGCTGTGGTCCGCTCAGGGTCTCACCTCTCCCCAGGCCAAGCTCAAGGCAGCAGCCCATGTGAGGAGCTCCAGGCTTGTGAGGGAGAACTTTAAGCTTGTTTGCTTATAGGGACATTGGGTGCTGGGTGCAGGTGCCCAGATTCTGCTAATGAGAGTTTTGTCTTATCAGTACTGGGGTCCATCAGTCTGTCCATTTGTCCATCTACCAGCCCCTGTGATCTTTCCCCTGGGGTGTAGCCTTGTTCATTAGTAAATATTGATTTTCTTCATGCTTCCCTCAGCAAAATATTCTCTTTACCATTTCTGAGGTGAGCTTTTGCCCCTGTGCCCTTCCTCAGCAGGTGCTACCTTTTCTAAAAGAACTGGTAGCAAAATGAATTGGAGGAGGTGTTTCCCTGCTGGCCCAACACCCTCTCTGTGAGCCTGGAGTGTGGCCCCCTCAACACTCAACACTGACAGTAGCACAGTGAAGGCCCAGGGGGTGACCCATTCCTTGCCCATAACTTTTGCTGCCAGCCCTTAATGGCACAGAGACCTGCCACCTCTAACACATGTGGCCAGGTGATACTGCACTCACCTAGCCATTGCTGAGGTTAGTGCTCTCACCTCTGAGTCTAGGGCCACTGTCATTGTCACTTTTAGCATGTCCCTATTGGGGCATTAATGGTAAGcctgccagcctgtgtctctgagAGGCCTTGGTAACTGATGGACTAATTTCCTGGTCCTTAGAGATGCAGCCCCACACATCTTAAATGGGCTCCTTGATGGGATCCCATCTCTCTCGGCCCTCTGACCCTGGTGCCATTGGTGGGCAGGTTCCCATTCCTTGGGGCTAGGAGGGGCAGCTTGCCTGTTTCTGGTCAGTAATGACCATCTTCTGTACTATTCTGTGGCTTCATCCATGGGGGCAGTAGCTCTTCATTAGTGTGGATAGTCATTTCCTGGTAAGGCAGAGGCTAAAGCAAAGGGTCTGGGGCCACTCGGGACCCACTTGATGGCACCTCTCCAGCCTGGGGATGTGCTGTGCTTCCTGAGTCTGTATATTATGGGAGATGCTGCCCCATTCCGCTCTTCATCGCGAGAGAGGCTGTACCGACTTAAATTCAGTGTTTGCCTGGCACTAAAagagcagggctgggatttgCTGCTTCTCCCCCAGGGCAGGGTCCCTTGTTTTCAGTACTTTTGAACACTTGGGAGACACAGCCCTGTTTTCTGGTGGGTGGTGGGCATGTGTGTCTGCACACGCTCTTTGCCACCATTTCGCCCTGTTCCATGCTAGAGAGCCCTGtccctgccaggccctgccttcccAGCCCCAACTTGGGACCAAAGTGCAAGATGGGATCACGGGTTGGGGCGTTCAAGCGACCCCTCTCTATAGTGCTTCCCTGGGCGAAGTCGACACCAGCCCCCTAGCGGGGTGGGATGGGCGGTGCTTAAAGAGGAAGGGGACCAGTTTTGCAACTTGCCCGGGACGCCACCCCTCCCTCACATCCGGGCCTGTACAGTGGGCGTGGGGATTCTCCTTAAGGGGCCAAAGGCCTGGGCTAGTTCGTATCCTTTGCTCACTTGCTCACATCCCGCCACGTGCACCCCCCCCTAGATGCAGATTGCTTGAACTTTTAAAACTGTtcaatttggttttgtttgtgccgatttaaaaaatgttttaatgggGAAAAGTTTGGGGAGAACCAAGGGAAGGGCCTGGTATCTTTGCTTCTCGGGGAACTGCAAGGCCTCGCCTGGAGGACCGCTCTCTACTCCACTTTCCTGGAAGCTGCCTAAGCCTGTCTACGCCGCCCGAGCCCTGCGCCCGGATATGACACGTGGCTCCGGTCGCGTCTGGGCGCGGTTGCGTTTTCTCGGGACCTTGCGTGCAGGGGAGGGGCTGCTCCGGCATTGGGCTGAGCCTGCCCCTTTCTGTACACCTAGCGCTGCCCGCCCCGCTTGTGTCTGAGGTCGTGTATGTCAAAATAAAGCCGCTAGAAACCGAGGCGTGTCCGTGTCTTTGAGAAACCCCTCGGCCTCCGGGAGACTGGCATAGCCCGGCCCGCCCGCATCCTCGGCCCCTCCCCGGCCCGGCCGGCCCGGTGAGGCGGGGAGGGGCCGGAAGCGGTTGGGGCGCAGCGCAAAAGAAGCCTCGCCCTTGGCGCCAGCTCCGCTTTTGTATCCGCCAATGGCCAGCTGACTCGCAGGTCCGGGTCCCGGTCCCCATGGTAGCCCGGCGCGCTCGGTTCTCATTGGCTGCGTCGGCCGGAGCGTCGCGTTTCGGCGCTTCGACGCCGACTGTGTGCCACGTATACGGTAGCTGATTGGGCCGCCCGAGTTTACGTCACTTCCCGCCGGCCGCCGGCCCGAGTTGGGAGGCAGTCGGTCTCCGTCCGGCGTCGTGTCCAGGTTTGCTGCGGTCTCGGCCCTAGCGTCAGCGCGGACTGGGCGGACAAGGCAGAGCCAGAGTTGGTCAGTCTGGCGGGTGAAGGGCGAGGGGCCGGGCACAGCGGCGGGAGTGTGCGGCAGGGGTCCGCCAGGCAGGCCGCGGACACCTCGGAGCCCGGGACTCACTCTCCGGCCGCCCGCAGGCGCAATGAAGGCACTGATTTTGGTGGGTGGCTATGGGACGCGCCTGCGGCCGCTGACGCTAAGCATCCCGAAGCCGCTTGTGGACTTCTGCAATAAGCCTATCTTGCTGCACCAAGTGGAGGCGCTGGCCGCGGTAAGGCCCGGGGCCGGGATCTTGGTAGGACCTGATAGGATGAGGGACGGCCAGCGATTGGGGATCGGGGACACCTGTGCCTTCGGCTGAATCCGCTTGGCGGCCGGCGCTGTTCTGTTGCCCACAGGCCGGCGTGGACCACGTGATTCTGGCTGTGAGCTATATGTCTCAGGTGCTGGAGAAGGAAATGAAGGCGCAGGAGCAAAGGGTGAGGCACGGACTTCTCGCTCTTTCCCTTGGTCCCCGCTCAACTTTTCACCGTGGTGAGAGGAACCTGACGGGGGGCTTCTTCCTTCCAGCTAGGAATCCGAATCTCTATGTCCCATGAAGAGGAGCCTTTAGGAACAGGTCAGTAGAGATAGGAAGGTCCCTTGGGGAGGGTTTAGGGCCAGGGAAGGAGCAAGACTCAGCCTGGATGGGGACTGCTGAGCCTGGATCCAGGGGCTCACACCCCCAAAATGATGGTGACCTGTTCCTCTCCCCCAGCTGGGCCCCTGGCACTGGCCCGTGACTTGCTCTCTGAGACTGCAGACCCTTTTTTCGTCCTCAACAGTGACGTGATCTGCGATTTCCCCTTTCAAGCCATGGTGCAGTTCCACCGGCACCATGGCCAGGAGGGCTCAATTCTGGTAAGAGAGCCCGTCTTTCTGCTCTAATGTACCTGTCCCCATGCGCAGCCTCCCTAGCCTCTCCCATCCTCCAGCCTTGAACTGCCCCTTGGTGTTGCGGTTGCAGAGCTGTGCAGTTTGTGCCTTTAAGCATTTTCGGCAAAGCCCCTGAAATTTAGGACAGCATGTATATCAAGGCTCAGGAGCCCTGGACTAGGCCTGAAGTCCCCTTGCACTCAGGTGACCAAAGTGGAGGAACCCTCTAAGTATGGCGTGGTAGTGTGTGAGGCGGACACAGGCCGCATTCACCGGTTCGTGGAGAAGCCGCAGGTGTTTGTTTCCAACAAGATCAACGCAGGCATGTACATCCTGAGCCCTCCAGTGCTACGGCGCATCCAGGTGTGTAGAAGCCAGCTGCTGGGTGGGCTGGGGTAGGGCAGGCCACCACTGCCATGACCCTGCTCATGAGCTGCCCACTCCCACAGCTGCAGCCCACATCCATTGAGAAGGAGATCTTCCCTGTCATGGCCAAGGAGGGGCAGCTCTATGCCATGGAGTTGCAGGGTGAGGCAGGGAGGCCACAGGGTGGGGGTGGTCTGTGGCTGGGCTGAGCCCCCTGATGCATTCTCTCCCTACAGGCTTCTGGATGGACATTGGGCAGCCCAAGGATTTCCTCACCGGCATGTGCCTCTTCCTGCAGTCGCTGCGACAGAAGCAGCCTGAGCAACTGTGCTCAGGCCCTGGCATTGTGGGCAACGTGCTGGTGGTGAGGCCCTTGCCCAGAGCATTGTCAACCCCCTCAACCTTGGGGGACAGATGGCCCACTTGTGTTTTCCCCGCTGTCCTCAGGACCCAAGTGCCCGTATTGGCGAGAACTGCAGCATTGGCCCTAATGTGAGTCTGGGTCCTGGTGTGGTGGTGGAGGATGGTGTGTGCATTCGGCGGTGCACGGTGCTGCGAGATGCCCACATTCGCTCCCACTCCTGGCTTGAGTCCTGCATTGTAGGCTGGCGCTGCCGCGTGGGCCAGTGGGTAAGCCTCCGGGCTGGGCcagatggggagggtgggggaatgCCTCTGCCTCGCTGAcaggcctgcc belongs to Orcinus orca chromosome 10, mOrcOrc1.1, whole genome shotgun sequence and includes:
- the IP6K1 gene encoding inositol hexakisphosphate kinase 1 isoform X1; translation: MCVCQTMEVGQYGKNASRAGDRGVLLEPFIHQVGGHSSMMRYDDHTVCKPLISREQRFYESLPPEMKEFTPEYKGVVSVCFEGDSDGYINLLAYPYVESETVEQDDTPEREQPRRKHSRRSLHRSGSGSDHREEKASLSLETSESPQEAKTPKVELHSHSDVPFQMLDGNSGLSSEKISHNPWSLRCHKQQLSRMRSESKDRKLYKFLLLENVVHHFKYPCVLDLKMGTRQHGDDASAEKAARQMRKCEQSTSATLGVRVCGMQVYQLDTGHYLCRNKYYGRGLSIEGFRNALYQYLHNGLDLRRDLFEPILSKLRGLKAVLERQASYRFYSSSLLVIYDGKECRSESYLDRRSEMRIKHLDTGLPEVAPSCGPSTSPSSTSPEVGPFSPPKVDVRMIDFAHSTFKGFRDDPTVHDGPDRGYVFGLENLISIMEQMRDENQ
- the IP6K1 gene encoding inositol hexakisphosphate kinase 1 isoform X2; this translates as MLDGNSGLSSEKISHNPWSLRCHKQQLSRMRSESKDRKLYKFLLLENVVHHFKYPCVLDLKMGTRQHGDDASAEKAARQMRKCEQSTSATLGVRVCGMQVYQLDTGHYLCRNKYYGRGLSIEGFRNALYQYLHNGLDLRRDLFEPILSKLRGLKAVLERQASYRFYSSSLLVIYDGKECRSESYLDRRSEMRIKHLDTGLPEVAPSCGPSTSPSSTSPEVGPFSPPKVDVRMIDFAHSTFKGFRDDPTVHDGPDRGYVFGLENLISIMEQMRDENQ
- the GMPPB gene encoding mannose-1-phosphate guanyltransferase beta isoform X1, whose amino-acid sequence is MKALILVGGYGTRLRPLTLSIPKPLVDFCNKPILLHQVEALAAAGVDHVILAVSYMSQVLEKEMKAQEQRLGIRISMSHEEEPLGTAGPLALARDLLSETADPFFVLNSDVICDFPFQAMVQFHRHHGQEGSILVTKVEEPSKYGVVVCEADTGRIHRFVEKPQVFVSNKINAGMYILSPPVLRRIQLQPTSIEKEIFPVMAKEGQLYAMELQGFWMDIGQPKDFLTGMCLFLQSLRQKQPEQLCSGPGIVGNVLVDPSARIGENCSIGPNVSLGPGVVVEDGVCIRRCTVLRDAHIRSHSWLESCIVGWRCRVGQWVRMENVTVLGEDVIVNDELYLNGASVLPHKSIGESVPEPRIIM
- the GMPPB gene encoding mannose-1-phosphate guanyltransferase beta isoform X2, with translation MSQVLEKEMKAQEQRLGIRISMSHEEEPLGTAGPLALARDLLSETADPFFVLNSDVICDFPFQAMVQFHRHHGQEGSILVTKVEEPSKYGVVVCEADTGRIHRFVEKPQVFVSNKINAGMYILSPPVLRRIQLQPTSIEKEIFPVMAKEGQLYAMELQGFWMDIGQPKDFLTGMCLFLQSLRQKQPEQLCSGPGIVGNVLVDPSARIGENCSIGPNVSLGPGVVVEDGVCIRRCTVLRDAHIRSHSWLESCIVGWRCRVGQWVRMENVTVLGEDVIVNDELYLNGASVLPHKSIGESVPEPRIIM